One Mugil cephalus isolate CIBA_MC_2020 chromosome 22, CIBA_Mcephalus_1.1, whole genome shotgun sequence genomic window carries:
- the adm2a gene encoding protein ADM2a — translation MSSFLRLAVYCISLISLQELLALPAQRPDKNRVDLLRQLTGQAEENSLASGSQTNSAIPSSAPSQSPKWLSGFLRHQPASRARLSPPGLAWAQPAKVSRTVRRPLRARRHAHSGSRGLHHPPQLMRVGCVLGTCQVQNLSHRLYQLIGQNGREDSSPINPKSPHSYG, via the exons ATGAGCTCCTTTCTCCGGCTCGCTGTGTATTGCATCAGCCTGATTTCCCTCCAGGAGCTTCTGGCTCTGCCGGCTCAGCGTCCCGACAAGAACAG GGTGGATCTCCTCAGACAACTCACTGGCCAGGCAGAGGAAAACTCGTTGGCCTCAGGAAGCCAGACCAATAGTGCCATCCCATCTTCAGCCCCAAGCCAGTCTCCTAAATGGCTTTCAGGCTTTCTGAGACACCAACCAGCCTCAAGAGCGAGACTCTCCCCTCCTGGCCTGGCATGGGCACAACCTGCTAAGGTTTCGCGGACCGTACGGAGGCCACTGAGAGCACGTCGCCATGCCCACTCTGGATCCAGAGGGCTTCACCACCCTCCCCAGCTGATGAGAGTGGGTTGCGTGCTGGGCACCTGCCAAGTGCAGAACCTCAGCCATCGACTCTATCAGCTCATTGGCCAGAACGGGAGAGAAGACTCTTCTCCCATCAACCCTAAGAGCCCCCATAGTTATGGATGA